A region from the Musa acuminata AAA Group cultivar baxijiao chromosome BXJ1-10, Cavendish_Baxijiao_AAA, whole genome shotgun sequence genome encodes:
- the LOC135583346 gene encoding nuclear poly(A) polymerase 4-like isoform X2 — protein MGSSDQEFSTPPPASRQFGITKPISTAGPTETDLKRTIELEEFLVDAGLHEISEEATKREEVLGEIDKIVKSWVKQLTRQRGYSDQMVEEANAVIFTFGSYRLGVHGPGADIDTLCVGPSYVNREEDFFIILHDILAEKEEVSELQPVPDAHVPVMKFKFHGISIDLLYASISRLVVPQDLDISHGSVLYDVDEATVRSLNGCRVADQILRLVPNIENFRTALRCLKFWAKRRGVYSNVTGFLGGVNWALLVARVCQLYPNAVPSMLVSRFFRVYTQWRWPNPVMLCAIEEDELGFPVWDPRKNPRDRTHHMPIITPAYPCMNSSYNVSTSTLRVMMEQFQIGNKICEDIELNKAGWGALFEPYLFFETYKNYLQVDIVAVDAEDLRLWKGWVESRLRQLTLKIERDTYGMLQCHPYPNEYEDPSKQCSHCAFFMGLQRKQGVKIQEGQQFDIRGTVDEFRHEVNMYMFWKPGMELYVSHVRRKQIPSYVFPEGYKRPRPSRLICQQLVDKTSGEDIGEECEGGSSERRLKRKGDADCSGARPNKPEKRASISPTHEKLPTTDQQDHEVKGIEDCVEASCGNDKDENARKLANGSSFLECGEASAGDLFCNSEMIKVDLEQFAGSNCTIVGGSQELVDDDKQGTSPETEHLKNGSAQNGVADVSEVLLLVHAFLLQLSINNYRYYSLNLFCMVFSVVLLFSKAKPGTWSGPRSSWKCDC, from the exons ATGGGTAGTTCTGATCAAGAGTTTAGCACACCTCCGCCTGCTTCAAGACAGTTTGGTATAACAAAGCCGATCTCAACAGCTGGACCTACTGAGACTGATCTCAAGAGGACAATTGAGCTTGAAGAA TTCCTGGTTGATGCCGGGCTCCACGAGATCAGTGAAGAAGCTACCAAGAGAGAGGAGGTTTTAGGAGAAATAGATAAG ATTGTCAAAAGCTGGGTGAAGCAGTTAACTCGTCAAAGGGGTTACTCCGATCAAATGGTTGAAGAGGCGAATGCTGTCATTTTTACATTTGGTTCTTATCGCTTGGGG GTTCATGGGCCTGGGGCTGACATTGATACTTTATGCGTTGGACCTTCCTATGTTAACCGAGAG GAGGACTTTTTCATTATCTTGCATGACATTTTGGCTGAAAAGGAGGAAGTTTCTGAACTTCAGCCAGTGCCTGATGCTCATGTTCCTGTTATGAAATTTAAATTTCATGGAATATCTATTGATCTCCTATATGCCAGTATATCACGGTTGGTTGTTCCTCAG GATCTGGACATCTCCCATGGATCTGTGCTTTACGATGTTGATGAGGCAACTGTTAGAAGTCTTAATGGCTGCAGGGTAGCAGACCAAATTCTTCGGCTGGTGCCAAATATTGAG AATTTTAGAACAGCTCTCAGATGCTTGAAGTTTTGGGCTAAGAGGCGTGGAGTTTATTCAAat GTGACTGGATTTCTTGGGGGTGTTAATTGGGCTCTATTGGTTGCTCGTGTCTGCCAGCTTTATCCTAACGCTGTGCCGAGTATGCTAGTTTCTCGATTCTTCAGAGTTTATACACAATGGCGCTGGCCAAATCCAGTAATGTTGTGTGCTATTGAGGAAGATGAACTTGGGTTCCCTGTGTGGGATCCACGTAAGAACCCACGAGATCGAACTCATCATATGCCTATTATTACTCCGGCATATCCATGCATGAATTCTAGCTATAATGTATCAACAAGCACACTGAGAGTCATGATGGAACAATTTCAAATTGGGAACAAGATCTGTGAA GATATTGAGTTGAACAAGGCAGGTTGGGGGGCTCTGTTTGAGCCCTATCTTTTCTTTGAGACATACAAAAATTATCTTCAGGTTGACATTGTCGCTGTTGATGCTGAGGATCTACGGTTATGGAAGGGATGGGTTGAATCTCGGTTGAGGCAGTTGACTCTGAAG ATAGAGCGGGACACTTATGGCATGCTGCAGTGCCATCCCTACCCCAATGAGTATGAGGATCCCTCAAAGCAGTGTTCGCATTGTGCTTTCTTTATGGGCTTGCAAAGGAAACAAGGTGTGAAGATACAAGAAGGCCAACAGTTTGATATACGTGGAACTGTTGATGAGTTCAGGCATGAAGTGAACATGTATATGTTCTGGAAACCTGGGATGGAATTATATGTTTCTCATGTCCGTAGAAAGCAAATACCCTCTTATGTGTTTCCAGAGGGTTACAAGAGGCCTCGTCCATCAAGGCTCATCTGCCAGCAGCTGGTTGATAAAACTTCTGGTGAGGATATAGGGGAGGAATGTGAAGGGGGATCCTCAGAGCGTCGTCTTAAGCGGAAAGGTGATGCTGATTGCTCAGGTGCTAGACCAAATAAACCTGAGAAACGGGCTTCAATTAGCCCTACTCATgagaaacttccaactactgatcAACAAGATCATGAAG TTAAGGGCATAGAGGATTGTGTGGAAGCATCTTGTGGAAACGACAAAGATGAGAACGCTAGGAAGCTTGCAAATGGGTCCTCATTTTTGGAGTGTGGCGAAGCTTCGGCAGGAGACTTGTTTTGTAATTCAGAGATGATAAAGGTGGATCTGGAGCAGTTTGCTGGAAGTAATTGTACCATTGTGGGTGGCAGCCAAGAACTAGTTGACGATGACAAACAAGGGACCAGCCCAGAGACGGAACATTTGAAGAATGGATCAGCACAAAATGGTGTGGCTGATGTGTCGGAGGTCTTGCTTCTGGTGCATGCTTTCCTTCTGCAACTGTCTATAAACAATTATAGATATTATTCACTGAATTTGTTTTGTATGGTTTTCTCTGTTGTACTTTTGTTTTCTAAAGCCAAACCTGGCACTTGGAGTGGCCCTCGAAGCTCATGGAAGTGTGACTGCTGA
- the LOC135583346 gene encoding nuclear poly(A) polymerase 4-like isoform X1, whose protein sequence is MGSSDQEFSTPPPASRQFGITKPISTAGPTETDLKRTIELEEFLVDAGLHEISEEATKREEVLGEIDKIVKSWVKQLTRQRGYSDQMVEEANAVIFTFGSYRLGVHGPGADIDTLCVGPSYVNREEDFFIILHDILAEKEEVSELQPVPDAHVPVMKFKFHGISIDLLYASISRLVVPQDLDISHGSVLYDVDEATVRSLNGCRVADQILRLVPNIENFRTALRCLKFWAKRRGVYSNVTGFLGGVNWALLVARVCQLYPNAVPSMLVSRFFRVYTQWRWPNPVMLCAIEEDELGFPVWDPRKNPRDRTHHMPIITPAYPCMNSSYNVSTSTLRVMMEQFQIGNKICEDIELNKAGWGALFEPYLFFETYKNYLQVDIVAVDAEDLRLWKGWVESRLRQLTLKIERDTYGMLQCHPYPNEYEDPSKQCSHCAFFMGLQRKQGVKIQEGQQFDIRGTVDEFRHEVNMYMFWKPGMELYVSHVRRKQIPSYVFPEGYKRPRPSRLICQQLVDKTSGEDIGEECEGGSSERRLKRKGDADCSGARPNKPEKRASISPTHEKLPTTDQQDHEEVIFNDSVDVRANSLKDLMAVKGIEDCVEASCGNDKDENARKLANGSSFLECGEASAGDLFCNSEMIKVDLEQFAGSNCTIVGGSQELVDDDKQGTSPETEHLKNGSAQNGVADVSEVLLLVHAFLLQLSINNYRYYSLNLFCMVFSVVLLFSKAKPGTWSGPRSSWKCDC, encoded by the exons ATGGGTAGTTCTGATCAAGAGTTTAGCACACCTCCGCCTGCTTCAAGACAGTTTGGTATAACAAAGCCGATCTCAACAGCTGGACCTACTGAGACTGATCTCAAGAGGACAATTGAGCTTGAAGAA TTCCTGGTTGATGCCGGGCTCCACGAGATCAGTGAAGAAGCTACCAAGAGAGAGGAGGTTTTAGGAGAAATAGATAAG ATTGTCAAAAGCTGGGTGAAGCAGTTAACTCGTCAAAGGGGTTACTCCGATCAAATGGTTGAAGAGGCGAATGCTGTCATTTTTACATTTGGTTCTTATCGCTTGGGG GTTCATGGGCCTGGGGCTGACATTGATACTTTATGCGTTGGACCTTCCTATGTTAACCGAGAG GAGGACTTTTTCATTATCTTGCATGACATTTTGGCTGAAAAGGAGGAAGTTTCTGAACTTCAGCCAGTGCCTGATGCTCATGTTCCTGTTATGAAATTTAAATTTCATGGAATATCTATTGATCTCCTATATGCCAGTATATCACGGTTGGTTGTTCCTCAG GATCTGGACATCTCCCATGGATCTGTGCTTTACGATGTTGATGAGGCAACTGTTAGAAGTCTTAATGGCTGCAGGGTAGCAGACCAAATTCTTCGGCTGGTGCCAAATATTGAG AATTTTAGAACAGCTCTCAGATGCTTGAAGTTTTGGGCTAAGAGGCGTGGAGTTTATTCAAat GTGACTGGATTTCTTGGGGGTGTTAATTGGGCTCTATTGGTTGCTCGTGTCTGCCAGCTTTATCCTAACGCTGTGCCGAGTATGCTAGTTTCTCGATTCTTCAGAGTTTATACACAATGGCGCTGGCCAAATCCAGTAATGTTGTGTGCTATTGAGGAAGATGAACTTGGGTTCCCTGTGTGGGATCCACGTAAGAACCCACGAGATCGAACTCATCATATGCCTATTATTACTCCGGCATATCCATGCATGAATTCTAGCTATAATGTATCAACAAGCACACTGAGAGTCATGATGGAACAATTTCAAATTGGGAACAAGATCTGTGAA GATATTGAGTTGAACAAGGCAGGTTGGGGGGCTCTGTTTGAGCCCTATCTTTTCTTTGAGACATACAAAAATTATCTTCAGGTTGACATTGTCGCTGTTGATGCTGAGGATCTACGGTTATGGAAGGGATGGGTTGAATCTCGGTTGAGGCAGTTGACTCTGAAG ATAGAGCGGGACACTTATGGCATGCTGCAGTGCCATCCCTACCCCAATGAGTATGAGGATCCCTCAAAGCAGTGTTCGCATTGTGCTTTCTTTATGGGCTTGCAAAGGAAACAAGGTGTGAAGATACAAGAAGGCCAACAGTTTGATATACGTGGAACTGTTGATGAGTTCAGGCATGAAGTGAACATGTATATGTTCTGGAAACCTGGGATGGAATTATATGTTTCTCATGTCCGTAGAAAGCAAATACCCTCTTATGTGTTTCCAGAGGGTTACAAGAGGCCTCGTCCATCAAGGCTCATCTGCCAGCAGCTGGTTGATAAAACTTCTGGTGAGGATATAGGGGAGGAATGTGAAGGGGGATCCTCAGAGCGTCGTCTTAAGCGGAAAGGTGATGCTGATTGCTCAGGTGCTAGACCAAATAAACCTGAGAAACGGGCTTCAATTAGCCCTACTCATgagaaacttccaactactgatcAACAAGATCATGAAG AGGTGATATTCAATGATTCAGTGGATGTTAGAGCTAATAGTCTGAAGGACTTGATGGCAGTTAAGGGCATAGAGGATTGTGTGGAAGCATCTTGTGGAAACGACAAAGATGAGAACGCTAGGAAGCTTGCAAATGGGTCCTCATTTTTGGAGTGTGGCGAAGCTTCGGCAGGAGACTTGTTTTGTAATTCAGAGATGATAAAGGTGGATCTGGAGCAGTTTGCTGGAAGTAATTGTACCATTGTGGGTGGCAGCCAAGAACTAGTTGACGATGACAAACAAGGGACCAGCCCAGAGACGGAACATTTGAAGAATGGATCAGCACAAAATGGTGTGGCTGATGTGTCGGAGGTCTTGCTTCTGGTGCATGCTTTCCTTCTGCAACTGTCTATAAACAATTATAGATATTATTCACTGAATTTGTTTTGTATGGTTTTCTCTGTTGTACTTTTGTTTTCTAAAGCCAAACCTGGCACTTGGAGTGGCCCTCGAAGCTCATGGAAGTGTGACTGCTGA
- the LOC135583346 gene encoding nuclear poly(A) polymerase 4-like isoform X4, whose protein sequence is MGSSDQEFSTPPPASRQFGITKPISTAGPTETDLKRTIELEEFLVDAGLHEISEEATKREEVLGEIDKIVKSWVKQLTRQRGYSDQMVEEANAVIFTFGSYRLGVHGPGADIDTLCVGPSYVNREEDFFIILHDILAEKEEVSELQPVPDAHVPVMKFKFHGISIDLLYASISRLVVPQDLDISHGSVLYDVDEATVRSLNGCRVADQILRLVPNIENFRTALRCLKFWAKRRGVYSNVTGFLGGVNWALLVARVCQLYPNAVPSMLVSRFFRVYTQWRWPNPVMLCAIEEDELGFPVWDPRKNPRDRTHHMPIITPAYPCMNSSYNVSTSTLRVMMEQFQIGNKICEDIELNKAGWGALFEPYLFFETYKNYLQVDIVAVDAEDLRLWKGWVESRLRQLTLKIERDTYGMLQCHPYPNEYEDPSKQCSHCAFFMGLQRKQGVKIQEGQQFDIRGTVDEFRHEVNMYMFWKPGMELYVSHVRRKQIPSYVFPEGYKRPRPSRLICQQLVDKTSGEDIGEECEGGSSERRLKRKGDADCSGARPNKPEKRASISPTHEKLPTTDQQDHEVKGIEDCVEASCGNDKDENARKLANGSSFLECGEASAGDLFCNSEMIKVDLEQFAGSNCTIVGGSQELVDDDKQGTSPETEHLKNGSAQNGVADVSEPNLALGVALEAHGSVTADAPQKPALRLSLTSTA, encoded by the exons ATGGGTAGTTCTGATCAAGAGTTTAGCACACCTCCGCCTGCTTCAAGACAGTTTGGTATAACAAAGCCGATCTCAACAGCTGGACCTACTGAGACTGATCTCAAGAGGACAATTGAGCTTGAAGAA TTCCTGGTTGATGCCGGGCTCCACGAGATCAGTGAAGAAGCTACCAAGAGAGAGGAGGTTTTAGGAGAAATAGATAAG ATTGTCAAAAGCTGGGTGAAGCAGTTAACTCGTCAAAGGGGTTACTCCGATCAAATGGTTGAAGAGGCGAATGCTGTCATTTTTACATTTGGTTCTTATCGCTTGGGG GTTCATGGGCCTGGGGCTGACATTGATACTTTATGCGTTGGACCTTCCTATGTTAACCGAGAG GAGGACTTTTTCATTATCTTGCATGACATTTTGGCTGAAAAGGAGGAAGTTTCTGAACTTCAGCCAGTGCCTGATGCTCATGTTCCTGTTATGAAATTTAAATTTCATGGAATATCTATTGATCTCCTATATGCCAGTATATCACGGTTGGTTGTTCCTCAG GATCTGGACATCTCCCATGGATCTGTGCTTTACGATGTTGATGAGGCAACTGTTAGAAGTCTTAATGGCTGCAGGGTAGCAGACCAAATTCTTCGGCTGGTGCCAAATATTGAG AATTTTAGAACAGCTCTCAGATGCTTGAAGTTTTGGGCTAAGAGGCGTGGAGTTTATTCAAat GTGACTGGATTTCTTGGGGGTGTTAATTGGGCTCTATTGGTTGCTCGTGTCTGCCAGCTTTATCCTAACGCTGTGCCGAGTATGCTAGTTTCTCGATTCTTCAGAGTTTATACACAATGGCGCTGGCCAAATCCAGTAATGTTGTGTGCTATTGAGGAAGATGAACTTGGGTTCCCTGTGTGGGATCCACGTAAGAACCCACGAGATCGAACTCATCATATGCCTATTATTACTCCGGCATATCCATGCATGAATTCTAGCTATAATGTATCAACAAGCACACTGAGAGTCATGATGGAACAATTTCAAATTGGGAACAAGATCTGTGAA GATATTGAGTTGAACAAGGCAGGTTGGGGGGCTCTGTTTGAGCCCTATCTTTTCTTTGAGACATACAAAAATTATCTTCAGGTTGACATTGTCGCTGTTGATGCTGAGGATCTACGGTTATGGAAGGGATGGGTTGAATCTCGGTTGAGGCAGTTGACTCTGAAG ATAGAGCGGGACACTTATGGCATGCTGCAGTGCCATCCCTACCCCAATGAGTATGAGGATCCCTCAAAGCAGTGTTCGCATTGTGCTTTCTTTATGGGCTTGCAAAGGAAACAAGGTGTGAAGATACAAGAAGGCCAACAGTTTGATATACGTGGAACTGTTGATGAGTTCAGGCATGAAGTGAACATGTATATGTTCTGGAAACCTGGGATGGAATTATATGTTTCTCATGTCCGTAGAAAGCAAATACCCTCTTATGTGTTTCCAGAGGGTTACAAGAGGCCTCGTCCATCAAGGCTCATCTGCCAGCAGCTGGTTGATAAAACTTCTGGTGAGGATATAGGGGAGGAATGTGAAGGGGGATCCTCAGAGCGTCGTCTTAAGCGGAAAGGTGATGCTGATTGCTCAGGTGCTAGACCAAATAAACCTGAGAAACGGGCTTCAATTAGCCCTACTCATgagaaacttccaactactgatcAACAAGATCATGAAG TTAAGGGCATAGAGGATTGTGTGGAAGCATCTTGTGGAAACGACAAAGATGAGAACGCTAGGAAGCTTGCAAATGGGTCCTCATTTTTGGAGTGTGGCGAAGCTTCGGCAGGAGACTTGTTTTGTAATTCAGAGATGATAAAGGTGGATCTGGAGCAGTTTGCTGGAAGTAATTGTACCATTGTGGGTGGCAGCCAAGAACTAGTTGACGATGACAAACAAGGGACCAGCCCAGAGACGGAACATTTGAAGAATGGATCAGCACAAAATGGTGTGGCTGATGTGTCGGAG CCAAACCTGGCACTTGGAGTGGCCCTCGAAGCTCATGGAAGTGTGACTGCTGATGCTCCGCAGAAGCCTGCTTTAAG GTTGAGTCTGACTTCAACAGCATAA
- the LOC135583346 gene encoding nuclear poly(A) polymerase 4-like isoform X5 — translation MGSSDQEFSTPPPASRQFGITKPISTAGPTETDLKRTIELEEFLVDAGLHEISEEATKREEVLGEIDKIVKSWVKQLTRQRGYSDQMVEEANAVIFTFGSYRLGVHGPGADIDTLCVGPSYVNREEDFFIILHDILAEKEEVSELQPVPDAHVPVMKFKFHGISIDLLYASISRLVVPQDLDISHGSVLYDVDEATVRSLNGCRVADQILRLVPNIENFRTALRCLKFWAKRRGVYSNVTGFLGGVNWALLVARVCQLYPNAVPSMLVSRFFRVYTQWRWPNPVMLCAIEEDELGFPVWDPRKNPRDRTHHMPIITPAYPCMNSSYNVSTSTLRVMMEQFQIGNKICEDIELNKAGWGALFEPYLFFETYKNYLQVDIVAVDAEDLRLWKGWVESRLRQLTLKIERDTYGMLQCHPYPNEYEDPSKQCSHCAFFMGLQRKQGVKIQEGQQFDIRGTVDEFRHEVNMYMFWKPGMELYVSHVRRKQIPSYVFPEGYKRPRPSRLICQQLVDKTSGEDIGEECEGGSSERRLKRKGDADCSGARPNKPEKRASISPTHEKLPTTDQQDHEEVIFNDSVDVRANSLKDLMAVKGIEDCVEASCGNDKDENARKLANGSSFLECGEASAGDLFCNSEMIKVDLEQFAGSNCTIVGGSQELVDDDKQGTSPETEHLKNGSAQNAKPGTWSGPRSSWKCDC, via the exons ATGGGTAGTTCTGATCAAGAGTTTAGCACACCTCCGCCTGCTTCAAGACAGTTTGGTATAACAAAGCCGATCTCAACAGCTGGACCTACTGAGACTGATCTCAAGAGGACAATTGAGCTTGAAGAA TTCCTGGTTGATGCCGGGCTCCACGAGATCAGTGAAGAAGCTACCAAGAGAGAGGAGGTTTTAGGAGAAATAGATAAG ATTGTCAAAAGCTGGGTGAAGCAGTTAACTCGTCAAAGGGGTTACTCCGATCAAATGGTTGAAGAGGCGAATGCTGTCATTTTTACATTTGGTTCTTATCGCTTGGGG GTTCATGGGCCTGGGGCTGACATTGATACTTTATGCGTTGGACCTTCCTATGTTAACCGAGAG GAGGACTTTTTCATTATCTTGCATGACATTTTGGCTGAAAAGGAGGAAGTTTCTGAACTTCAGCCAGTGCCTGATGCTCATGTTCCTGTTATGAAATTTAAATTTCATGGAATATCTATTGATCTCCTATATGCCAGTATATCACGGTTGGTTGTTCCTCAG GATCTGGACATCTCCCATGGATCTGTGCTTTACGATGTTGATGAGGCAACTGTTAGAAGTCTTAATGGCTGCAGGGTAGCAGACCAAATTCTTCGGCTGGTGCCAAATATTGAG AATTTTAGAACAGCTCTCAGATGCTTGAAGTTTTGGGCTAAGAGGCGTGGAGTTTATTCAAat GTGACTGGATTTCTTGGGGGTGTTAATTGGGCTCTATTGGTTGCTCGTGTCTGCCAGCTTTATCCTAACGCTGTGCCGAGTATGCTAGTTTCTCGATTCTTCAGAGTTTATACACAATGGCGCTGGCCAAATCCAGTAATGTTGTGTGCTATTGAGGAAGATGAACTTGGGTTCCCTGTGTGGGATCCACGTAAGAACCCACGAGATCGAACTCATCATATGCCTATTATTACTCCGGCATATCCATGCATGAATTCTAGCTATAATGTATCAACAAGCACACTGAGAGTCATGATGGAACAATTTCAAATTGGGAACAAGATCTGTGAA GATATTGAGTTGAACAAGGCAGGTTGGGGGGCTCTGTTTGAGCCCTATCTTTTCTTTGAGACATACAAAAATTATCTTCAGGTTGACATTGTCGCTGTTGATGCTGAGGATCTACGGTTATGGAAGGGATGGGTTGAATCTCGGTTGAGGCAGTTGACTCTGAAG ATAGAGCGGGACACTTATGGCATGCTGCAGTGCCATCCCTACCCCAATGAGTATGAGGATCCCTCAAAGCAGTGTTCGCATTGTGCTTTCTTTATGGGCTTGCAAAGGAAACAAGGTGTGAAGATACAAGAAGGCCAACAGTTTGATATACGTGGAACTGTTGATGAGTTCAGGCATGAAGTGAACATGTATATGTTCTGGAAACCTGGGATGGAATTATATGTTTCTCATGTCCGTAGAAAGCAAATACCCTCTTATGTGTTTCCAGAGGGTTACAAGAGGCCTCGTCCATCAAGGCTCATCTGCCAGCAGCTGGTTGATAAAACTTCTGGTGAGGATATAGGGGAGGAATGTGAAGGGGGATCCTCAGAGCGTCGTCTTAAGCGGAAAGGTGATGCTGATTGCTCAGGTGCTAGACCAAATAAACCTGAGAAACGGGCTTCAATTAGCCCTACTCATgagaaacttccaactactgatcAACAAGATCATGAAG AGGTGATATTCAATGATTCAGTGGATGTTAGAGCTAATAGTCTGAAGGACTTGATGGCAGTTAAGGGCATAGAGGATTGTGTGGAAGCATCTTGTGGAAACGACAAAGATGAGAACGCTAGGAAGCTTGCAAATGGGTCCTCATTTTTGGAGTGTGGCGAAGCTTCGGCAGGAGACTTGTTTTGTAATTCAGAGATGATAAAGGTGGATCTGGAGCAGTTTGCTGGAAGTAATTGTACCATTGTGGGTGGCAGCCAAGAACTAGTTGACGATGACAAACAAGGGACCAGCCCAGAGACGGAACATTTGAAGAATGGATCAGCACAAAATG CCAAACCTGGCACTTGGAGTGGCCCTCGAAGCTCATGGAAGTGTGACTGCTGA
- the LOC135583346 gene encoding nuclear poly(A) polymerase 4-like isoform X3, translated as MGSSDQEFSTPPPASRQFGITKPISTAGPTETDLKRTIELEEFLVDAGLHEISEEATKREEVLGEIDKIVKSWVKQLTRQRGYSDQMVEEANAVIFTFGSYRLGVHGPGADIDTLCVGPSYVNREEDFFIILHDILAEKEEVSELQPVPDAHVPVMKFKFHGISIDLLYASISRLVVPQDLDISHGSVLYDVDEATVRSLNGCRVADQILRLVPNIENFRTALRCLKFWAKRRGVYSNVTGFLGGVNWALLVARVCQLYPNAVPSMLVSRFFRVYTQWRWPNPVMLCAIEEDELGFPVWDPRKNPRDRTHHMPIITPAYPCMNSSYNVSTSTLRVMMEQFQIGNKICEDIELNKAGWGALFEPYLFFETYKNYLQVDIVAVDAEDLRLWKGWVESRLRQLTLKIERDTYGMLQCHPYPNEYEDPSKQCSHCAFFMGLQRKQGVKIQEGQQFDIRGTVDEFRHEVNMYMFWKPGMELYVSHVRRKQIPSYVFPEGYKRPRPSRLICQQLVDKTSGEDIGEECEGGSSERRLKRKGDADCSGARPNKPEKRASISPTHEKLPTTDQQDHEEVIFNDSVDVRANSLKDLMAVKGIEDCVEASCGNDKDENARKLANGSSFLECGEASAGDLFCNSEMIKVDLEQFAGSNCTIVGGSQELVDDDKQGTSPETEHLKNGSAQNGVADVSEPNLALGVALEAHGSVTADAPQKPALRLSLTSTA; from the exons ATGGGTAGTTCTGATCAAGAGTTTAGCACACCTCCGCCTGCTTCAAGACAGTTTGGTATAACAAAGCCGATCTCAACAGCTGGACCTACTGAGACTGATCTCAAGAGGACAATTGAGCTTGAAGAA TTCCTGGTTGATGCCGGGCTCCACGAGATCAGTGAAGAAGCTACCAAGAGAGAGGAGGTTTTAGGAGAAATAGATAAG ATTGTCAAAAGCTGGGTGAAGCAGTTAACTCGTCAAAGGGGTTACTCCGATCAAATGGTTGAAGAGGCGAATGCTGTCATTTTTACATTTGGTTCTTATCGCTTGGGG GTTCATGGGCCTGGGGCTGACATTGATACTTTATGCGTTGGACCTTCCTATGTTAACCGAGAG GAGGACTTTTTCATTATCTTGCATGACATTTTGGCTGAAAAGGAGGAAGTTTCTGAACTTCAGCCAGTGCCTGATGCTCATGTTCCTGTTATGAAATTTAAATTTCATGGAATATCTATTGATCTCCTATATGCCAGTATATCACGGTTGGTTGTTCCTCAG GATCTGGACATCTCCCATGGATCTGTGCTTTACGATGTTGATGAGGCAACTGTTAGAAGTCTTAATGGCTGCAGGGTAGCAGACCAAATTCTTCGGCTGGTGCCAAATATTGAG AATTTTAGAACAGCTCTCAGATGCTTGAAGTTTTGGGCTAAGAGGCGTGGAGTTTATTCAAat GTGACTGGATTTCTTGGGGGTGTTAATTGGGCTCTATTGGTTGCTCGTGTCTGCCAGCTTTATCCTAACGCTGTGCCGAGTATGCTAGTTTCTCGATTCTTCAGAGTTTATACACAATGGCGCTGGCCAAATCCAGTAATGTTGTGTGCTATTGAGGAAGATGAACTTGGGTTCCCTGTGTGGGATCCACGTAAGAACCCACGAGATCGAACTCATCATATGCCTATTATTACTCCGGCATATCCATGCATGAATTCTAGCTATAATGTATCAACAAGCACACTGAGAGTCATGATGGAACAATTTCAAATTGGGAACAAGATCTGTGAA GATATTGAGTTGAACAAGGCAGGTTGGGGGGCTCTGTTTGAGCCCTATCTTTTCTTTGAGACATACAAAAATTATCTTCAGGTTGACATTGTCGCTGTTGATGCTGAGGATCTACGGTTATGGAAGGGATGGGTTGAATCTCGGTTGAGGCAGTTGACTCTGAAG ATAGAGCGGGACACTTATGGCATGCTGCAGTGCCATCCCTACCCCAATGAGTATGAGGATCCCTCAAAGCAGTGTTCGCATTGTGCTTTCTTTATGGGCTTGCAAAGGAAACAAGGTGTGAAGATACAAGAAGGCCAACAGTTTGATATACGTGGAACTGTTGATGAGTTCAGGCATGAAGTGAACATGTATATGTTCTGGAAACCTGGGATGGAATTATATGTTTCTCATGTCCGTAGAAAGCAAATACCCTCTTATGTGTTTCCAGAGGGTTACAAGAGGCCTCGTCCATCAAGGCTCATCTGCCAGCAGCTGGTTGATAAAACTTCTGGTGAGGATATAGGGGAGGAATGTGAAGGGGGATCCTCAGAGCGTCGTCTTAAGCGGAAAGGTGATGCTGATTGCTCAGGTGCTAGACCAAATAAACCTGAGAAACGGGCTTCAATTAGCCCTACTCATgagaaacttccaactactgatcAACAAGATCATGAAG AGGTGATATTCAATGATTCAGTGGATGTTAGAGCTAATAGTCTGAAGGACTTGATGGCAGTTAAGGGCATAGAGGATTGTGTGGAAGCATCTTGTGGAAACGACAAAGATGAGAACGCTAGGAAGCTTGCAAATGGGTCCTCATTTTTGGAGTGTGGCGAAGCTTCGGCAGGAGACTTGTTTTGTAATTCAGAGATGATAAAGGTGGATCTGGAGCAGTTTGCTGGAAGTAATTGTACCATTGTGGGTGGCAGCCAAGAACTAGTTGACGATGACAAACAAGGGACCAGCCCAGAGACGGAACATTTGAAGAATGGATCAGCACAAAATGGTGTGGCTGATGTGTCGGAG CCAAACCTGGCACTTGGAGTGGCCCTCGAAGCTCATGGAAGTGTGACTGCTGATGCTCCGCAGAAGCCTGCTTTAAG GTTGAGTCTGACTTCAACAGCATAA